The following coding sequences are from one Luteimonas sp. S4-F44 window:
- the rpsM gene encoding 30S ribosomal protein S13, which translates to MARIAGVNLPAQKHVWVGLQSIYGIGRTRSKKVCESAGVEATTKIRDLSEPEVERLRAEVGKFVVEGDLRREVGIAIKRLMDLSCYRGLRHRRGLPLRGQRTRTNARTRKGPRKAIRK; encoded by the coding sequence ATGGCGCGTATTGCAGGCGTGAACCTGCCTGCCCAGAAGCATGTCTGGGTCGGGCTTCAGAGCATCTACGGCATCGGCCGTACCCGGTCGAAGAAGGTCTGCGAATCCGCGGGCGTCGAGGCCACCACCAAGATCCGCGACCTGTCGGAGCCGGAAGTCGAGCGCCTGCGCGCCGAAGTCGGCAAGTTCGTGGTCGAGGGCGACCTGCGTCGTGAGGTCGGTATCGCGATCAAGCGTCTGATGGACCTGTCGTGCTACCGCGGCCTGCGCCATCGTCGCGGCCTGCCGCTGCGCGGCCAGCGCACCCGGACCAATGCCCGTACCCGCAAGGGTCCGCGCAAGGCCATCAGGAAGTAA
- the rpsK gene encoding 30S ribosomal protein S11 — protein MAKPSATKTKKKIKRVVTDGIAHVHASFNNTIVTITDRQGNALSWATSGGAGFRGSRKSTPFAAQVAAEKAGKAALDYGVKSLEVRIKGPGPGRESAVRSLNNVGYKIINIIDVTPIPHNGCRPPKKRRV, from the coding sequence ATGGCCAAGCCGTCCGCAACCAAAACCAAGAAGAAGATCAAGCGCGTCGTCACCGACGGCATCGCGCACGTCCACGCTTCGTTCAACAACACGATCGTCACGATCACCGACCGCCAGGGCAATGCGCTCTCGTGGGCGACCTCCGGCGGTGCCGGCTTCCGCGGTTCGCGCAAGTCGACCCCGTTCGCAGCCCAGGTGGCTGCCGAGAAGGCCGGCAAGGCCGCACTCGACTACGGCGTCAAGTCGCTGGAAGTTCGCATCAAGGGCCCGGGTCCGGGTCGTGAGTCGGCCGTGCGTTCGCTCAACAACGTGGGCTACAAGATCATCAACATCATCGACGTGACGCCAATCCCGCACAACGGGTGCCGTCCGCCGAAGAAGCGTCGCGTCTAA
- the rpsD gene encoding 30S ribosomal protein S4 encodes MARYIGPTCKLARREGADLSLKSPTRALDSKCKLEQKPGQHGAGNTRRGKLSDYATQLREKQKVKRIYGLLERQFRNYYKKASTKKGNTGENLLQLLETRLDNVVYRMGFAVTRPAARQLVSHRGVTVNGQPVNLPSYQVKAGDAIALSEKAQKQLRVQEALTVSSSMDLSPSWVEVDSKKFSGVFKAVPDRGDLPADINEALIVELYSK; translated from the coding sequence ATGGCTCGTTATATCGGTCCTACCTGTAAGCTCGCGCGCCGCGAAGGCGCCGACCTGTCGCTCAAGAGCCCGACGCGTGCGTTGGATTCCAAGTGCAAGCTCGAGCAGAAGCCCGGCCAGCACGGCGCGGGCAACACCCGTCGCGGCAAGCTGTCCGACTACGCCACCCAGCTGCGCGAGAAGCAGAAGGTCAAGCGTATCTACGGTCTGCTGGAGCGTCAGTTCCGCAACTACTACAAGAAGGCCTCGACCAAGAAGGGCAACACGGGTGAGAACCTGCTGCAGCTCCTCGAGACCCGCCTCGACAACGTCGTCTATCGCATGGGCTTCGCCGTCACCCGCCCGGCCGCGCGCCAGCTGGTGTCGCACCGCGGTGTCACGGTCAACGGTCAGCCGGTCAATCTGCCGTCGTACCAGGTCAAGGCCGGCGACGCGATCGCGCTGTCGGAGAAGGCCCAGAAGCAGCTCCGCGTCCAGGAGGCTCTGACCGTCTCCTCGTCGATGGACCTGTCGCCGTCGTGGGTCGAGGTCGATTCGAAGAAGTTCAGCGGCGTGTTCAAGGCCGTGCCCGATCGTGGTGACCTGCCGGCGGACATCAACGAAGCGCTGATCGTCGAGCTGTACTCGAAGTAA
- the rpoA gene encoding DNA-directed RNA polymerase subunit alpha codes for MTATANQVLRPRGPQIERLAGNRAKVVIEPLERGYGHTLGNALRRVLLSSIPGFAITEVEIDGVLHEYSTIEGLQEDVLEVLLNLKDVAIRMGTGESATLSLSKSGPGVVTAADIKTDHNVEILNGEHVICHLTKDASINMRLKIERGFGYQPAAARRRPDEETRAIGRLMLDASFSPVRRVAYEVEAARVEQRTDLDKLVIDIETNGTIDAEEAVRTAADILTEQLSVFGDFTHRDRGAAKPQTPGVDPILLRPIDDLELTVRSANCLKAESIYYIGDLIQKTEVELLKTPNLGKKSLTEIKEVLAQRGLALGMKLENWPPAGVSAHGMLG; via the coding sequence ATGACGGCTACCGCCAACCAGGTACTGCGTCCCCGTGGCCCGCAGATCGAACGCCTTGCCGGCAACCGTGCGAAGGTCGTGATCGAGCCGCTGGAGCGCGGTTACGGGCACACGCTGGGCAACGCCCTGCGTCGCGTGCTGCTGTCGTCGATCCCGGGCTTCGCGATCACCGAAGTCGAGATCGACGGCGTGCTGCACGAGTACAGCACCATCGAGGGCCTGCAGGAAGACGTGCTCGAAGTCCTGTTGAACCTGAAGGATGTCGCGATCCGCATGGGCACCGGCGAAAGCGCGACGCTGTCGCTGTCGAAGTCGGGTCCCGGCGTGGTGACTGCTGCCGACATCAAGACCGACCACAACGTCGAGATTCTCAACGGCGAGCATGTGATCTGCCATCTGACCAAGGATGCGTCGATCAACATGCGCCTGAAGATCGAGCGCGGTTTCGGCTACCAGCCGGCCGCCGCCCGTCGTCGTCCCGACGAGGAGACCCGTGCGATCGGTCGCCTGATGCTCGATGCGTCGTTCTCGCCCGTCCGCCGCGTCGCCTATGAGGTCGAGGCCGCTCGCGTCGAGCAGCGTACCGACCTGGACAAGCTGGTCATCGACATCGAGACCAATGGCACGATCGATGCCGAGGAAGCCGTGCGCACCGCCGCCGACATCCTCACCGAGCAGCTGTCGGTGTTCGGCGACTTCACGCACCGCGACCGCGGCGCCGCCAAGCCGCAGACCCCGGGCGTCGATCCGATCCTGCTGCGCCCGATCGATGATCTGGAGCTGACGGTGCGTTCGGCCAACTGCCTCAAGGCCGAGAGCATCTATTACATTGGCGACCTGATCCAGAAGACCGAGGTCGAGCTGCTCAAGACGCCGAACCTGGGCAAGAAGTCGCTCACCGAGATCAAGGAAGTGCTCGCGCAGCGCGGCCTGGCCCTGGGCATGAAGCTCGAGAACTGGCCGCCGGCCGGCGTCTCGGCGCACGGCATGCTTGGCTGA
- the rplQ gene encoding 50S ribosomal protein L17: protein MRHQKAGRKFNRTSAHREAMFRNMAASLIKNELIKTTLPKAKELRRVAEPLITLAKVDGVANRRLAFARLRDKAAVGTLFTTLGPRYQSRPGGYLRILKAGFRAGDNAPMAYVELVDRPQADAAE from the coding sequence ATGCGCCACCAGAAAGCCGGTCGCAAGTTCAACCGCACCAGCGCCCATCGCGAAGCGATGTTCCGCAACATGGCCGCCTCGCTGATCAAGAACGAGCTGATCAAGACCACGCTGCCCAAGGCCAAGGAACTGCGCCGTGTGGCCGAGCCGCTGATCACGCTGGCCAAGGTCGACGGCGTCGCCAACCGCCGCCTCGCTTTCGCGCGTCTGCGCGACAAGGCAGCGGTCGGCACCCTGTTCACGACGCTGGGTCCGCGCTACCAGTCGCGTCCGGGCGGTTACCTGCGCATCCTCAAGGCGGGCTTCCGCGCCGGCGACAACGCGCCGATGGCCTACGTCGAGCTGGTCGATCGCCCGCAGGCCGACGCCGCCGAGTGA
- a CDS encoding disulfide bond formation protein B — protein MNPLRWSFRTLMLVGGVACFALIGFAIYSQLQWGLQPCPLCIFQRIAFAALGLVLLVAGAHAPRGQGGRRVYGLLGLAAAAVGIGVAGRHVWLQMHPPGFVSCGAPFAFMRQTMDTPTLIQKVLTGSGDCGTIDWTFLGLSMPAWSLLWFVLLGAVAVYAAWRPQRGRN, from the coding sequence ATGAATCCACTGCGCTGGTCGTTCCGCACCTTGATGCTCGTCGGCGGGGTCGCCTGCTTTGCGCTGATCGGTTTTGCGATCTATTCGCAGCTGCAGTGGGGATTGCAGCCCTGTCCGTTGTGCATCTTCCAGCGCATCGCGTTCGCGGCGCTCGGCTTGGTGCTGCTGGTCGCCGGCGCGCATGCGCCCAGGGGGCAGGGCGGACGGCGCGTCTACGGCCTGCTGGGCCTGGCGGCGGCCGCGGTCGGCATCGGCGTCGCCGGGCGGCATGTCTGGCTGCAGATGCATCCGCCGGGCTTCGTGAGCTGCGGTGCGCCGTTTGCGTTCATGCGCCAGACCATGGACACGCCGACGCTGATCCAGAAGGTCCTGACCGGCAGTGGCGACTGCGGCACGATCGACTGGACGTTCCTGGGCCTGTCGATGCCCGCCTGGAGCCTGCTGTGGTTCGTGTTGCTGGGCGCGGTCGCGGTGTATGCCGCATGGCGCCCACAGCGCGGCCGAAATTGA